A stretch of Schistocerca cancellata isolate TAMUIC-IGC-003103 chromosome 3, iqSchCanc2.1, whole genome shotgun sequence DNA encodes these proteins:
- the LOC126176204 gene encoding trypsin-3-like has protein sequence MSKSAAVFCLLVDACSAAPSERHRRLRPVLDGSIVGGEPVDISQFPLAGLAAGLRISSMRRLHHQLHVGPDGSALPRPFKRKHAVRASWYLNSRKRRIRNHWPATQDYDFAVLELSGSISFENNVQAVSLGNSELAAGTAVTITGWGNLSYGGNSTEQLRAVTTHIVERSECNAAYGVRITRRMICAGEKEGGKGSCQGDSGGPLVVATTQHGVVSWGTGCAYPGYPGVYCNVPAVSCWITETTGV, from the exons ATGTCCAAGTCCGCCGCCGTGTTCTGCCTGCTGGTCGATGCCTGCAGCGCCGCGCCCTCCGAGAGGCACCGTAGGCTCAGACCCGTTCTCGACGGCAGCATCGTGGGCGGTGAGCCGGTGGACATCTCGCAGTTTCCCCTGGCAGGTCTCGCTGCAGGTTTACGAATCTCATCAATGCGGCGGCTCCATCATCAGCTCCACGTGGGTCCTGACGGCAGCGCACTGCCTCGACCGTTTAAGCGCAAACATGCTGTTCGTGCGAGTTGGTACCTCAACTCGCGGAAGCGACGGATCCGCAATCACTGGCCCGCCACACAAGACTACGACTTTGCAGTCCTTGAGCTTTCCGGATCAATCTCGTTTGAAAACAACGTCCAG GCGGTCAGCCTGGGCAACTCGGAGCTCGCTGCAGGCACAGCAGTGACCATTACGGGTTGGGGCAACCTCTCCTATGGGGGAAACTCCACGGAACAGCTACGGGCGGTCACCACGCACATCGTTGAGCGGAGTGAGTGTAACGCGGCGTACGGCGTGAGGATCACTCGGCGCATGATCTGCGCCGGCGAAAAGGAGGGCGGCAAGGGCTCGTGCCAGGGCGACAGCGGCGGACCCCTGGTGGTGGCAACCACACAGCATGGAGTTGTCTCTTGGGGCACAGGATGCGCATATCCCGGCTATCCAGGTGTCTACTGTAATGTGCCTGCCGTGTCCTGCTGGATAACCGAAACAACCGGCGTGTAG